The following nucleotide sequence is from Deltaproteobacteria bacterium.
ATGCAAAAGTATCATGATCGGCCCATGGACTTTGCTGATGCGACTCTGGTGCGGCTTGCACAACGGGAGTCGTTGCAAACAATTTTGACGGTTGATTTTTCTGACTTTGAAATCTACCGGATTGATGGACGCAAACGCTTTCGGATTTTTCCTACTCACTGATCAAATCGTCCTTAGTACAGTTACATCCTTTACGACCGCTGTCCACGCTTGCTGGTAAGTTCACGTAACACGAACTCACCCTCGACATCTCGCAGCCATGCTTCCATGCCGAAGTGCAACGGCGATGGCCATTGGCCGAATTCGATCCAGGCGTGAGCTGACACTTCCCAATTTGAGGTTGGCTGAAATTCGTCGTCTACGAGAACAATGTAGTTGTGATAGGTGAACGAGGTGCGCTGGTCGCGAAAGACGTAGCACAGGTGCAGGTCGTCAATCGTTGCGGTATGAAAGCCGAGCTCTTCGCGGATCTCGCGTAACACAGCATCTTCCGGTCCTTCCCCAGGATCAATCGCGCCACCAATCGTGCCCCACGTTCCTGGCTGCAGGACTCTGGGGGAACGCTGGGCGATCAACAAGCGCCCTGTACTGCGCGCCAAAGGAATCCCTCCTGCACCGCCAAAAGCGCCCCAGAAGCCAGTGCGGGCAAAGGAGCTGGAATGCGTTGTCCATTCGTCGATCAGATGGCCAGCCAGATCTTTCAGTTTGCTCATAGCAATAAAATAGCTGAGTCGCTTTTGCAGTTGTAGAGGCACGGCATGCAAGTAGGCCGGAATAAGCGCAGCGTTTCCGACAGACGAAGCAGGGAACGGCTTATGGCCTTATCCCGACCTACGCAGACTTGGGGCCGCCCTTACGGAGACGCATCTGCGTATCAAACTGAGCCATTACCGAGAGGATGCACCCCTTGCTTCCTTCACACATAACACGATACACCATCGACCAACGAAAGGAGGAACGGTCATGAAACTCAGCAAACCTCGTGTCGCCCCAATCGATGAATCGCAGTGGGGCGATAAAGTCAAGGAAACACTGCGTGAGATTAAAGTCGGACAAGGCGAAGTGCCCAATATCTTTAAGACTCTGGCGCATCATCCCGACTTGCTCAAGCGCTGGCTGGTGTTTGGTAACCATGTGTTATTCAAATCGACTGTGCCTGCACGTGAGCGTGAGCTTGTGATCTTGCGCATCGGCTGGCTATGTGAAGCCGAATACGAATGGGCACAGCATGTACGGATTGGTAAACAAGCTGGTCTTACTGACGATGAAGTGCACCGCATCAAGGTCGGTCCGACTGCCAAAGGCTGGAGCGAACGCGATGTGCTGATGCTCAAAGCGACCGACGAACTGCATAAAGACGCGTGCATTAGCGACACAACCTGGCAGGGGTTGAGCAAGCACTATAATACCCAGCAGTTGATGGACATTGTCTTTGCTGTTGGCCAGTACAACCTCGTGTCGATGGCATTGAACACGTTGGGAGTGCAGCTCGATCCAGGGTTGACGACGTCGTTTGAGAATACGTGAGGCGTAAACGTAACCGCCCCCCGCCCCTCCCCTTTTGGGACTAGGGGCTAGAGACTTGGGGCTTGTAAAAAACTAGTCCCCAGCCCCTAGCCCCCAGCCCCATAGTGGCGCTTTTAGGAGGTCCCCATGTCTGATCGTCTCAAAAACAAAGTTGCTATCGTTGTCGGTGCTGGCCAAACTCCTGGTGAGACCATCGGGAACGGACGTGCGAGTGCAATCCTGTATGCTCGCGAAGGAGCGAAAATTTTCGTTGTCGACCGGCGTCTCGATTCTGCGGAAGACACTTGCGCGATGATTGCTAAAGAAGGCGGCGAAGCGATCCCCTTTCAAGCTGATGCGATCAATAGCAACGACTGTAAGAAGATGGCGGAAGCATGTGTGCAGCGGTTTGGTCGTATCGATATTTTGCATAATAATGTTGGCATTGGTGATAACGACGGTGGGCTGAATCAAGTGACTGAAGAGGCCTGGGATCGGATTCTCGGTGTCAACATGAAAAGCGTTATCATGCCGTGTAAACACGTCATTCCGGTTATGCGCGGACAGGGGAGTAGCGCGATCCTCAATATCTCGTCAATCGCGGCGGTGTGTAATGTCGGCATTTTGGCCTACAAGACTTCGAAGGCTGGAGTGAACGCGATTACCAATCAACTGGCGCTGTCGAATGCCAAGTATGGGATTCGCGTCAACTGCATCATGCCGGGCCTCATGGATACACCGATGGCGATTGAGGGCATCTCGAAAGCTCGCGGCATTTCACGAGAGCAACTGCGGAAAGAACGCGATGCGATCGTACCGCTCGGCGCCAAGATGGGCACTGGCTGGGATATTGCCCATGCGGCATTGTTCCTCAATTCAGATGAAGCAAAGTTCATCACTGGAGTGATCTTGCCGGTCGATGGTGGGCAAAGCGCGAAGATCGGCTAGGTCAAGTCACTCTTATGTCATGGTAAAACCAGCGTGCGCACAGCGCACGCCCCCTCCTTTCTTCCCCTCTCCAGTCATGGAGAGGGGCTAGGGGTGAGGTCAACGCCCACCAGTCACAACTTAAGC
It contains:
- a CDS encoding NUDIX hydrolase, which encodes MSKLKDLAGHLIDEWTTHSSSFARTGFWGAFGGAGGIPLARSTGRLLIAQRSPRVLQPGTWGTIGGAIDPGEGPEDAVLREIREELGFHTATIDDLHLCYVFRDQRTSFTYHNYIVLVDDEFQPTSNWEVSAHAWIEFGQWPSPLHFGMEAWLRDVEGEFVLRELTSKRGQRS
- a CDS encoding carboxymuconolactone decarboxylase family protein; this encodes MKLSKPRVAPIDESQWGDKVKETLREIKVGQGEVPNIFKTLAHHPDLLKRWLVFGNHVLFKSTVPARERELVILRIGWLCEAEYEWAQHVRIGKQAGLTDDEVHRIKVGPTAKGWSERDVLMLKATDELHKDACISDTTWQGLSKHYNTQQLMDIVFAVGQYNLVSMALNTLGVQLDPGLTTSFENT
- a CDS encoding SDR family oxidoreductase encodes the protein MSDRLKNKVAIVVGAGQTPGETIGNGRASAILYAREGAKIFVVDRRLDSAEDTCAMIAKEGGEAIPFQADAINSNDCKKMAEACVQRFGRIDILHNNVGIGDNDGGLNQVTEEAWDRILGVNMKSVIMPCKHVIPVMRGQGSSAILNISSIAAVCNVGILAYKTSKAGVNAITNQLALSNAKYGIRVNCIMPGLMDTPMAIEGISKARGISREQLRKERDAIVPLGAKMGTGWDIAHAALFLNSDEAKFITGVILPVDGGQSAKIG